In Deltaproteobacteria bacterium, a single genomic region encodes these proteins:
- a CDS encoding nucleotidyltransferase domain-containing protein: protein MHVSAAERVALASLKRWLVGCFGDRLRELVLFGSRARGEGDEDSDVDVLVVIEGLTSIEAREIAYRCGDLLTEHDVVVSPFAVSVEHMTHLRSRERRIAAEIAPAQRRARRARVADAGARSLDQAVRPGSGPVCEA from the coding sequence GTGCACGTCTCCGCCGCAGAACGGGTCGCGCTCGCGTCGCTCAAGCGATGGTTGGTAGGGTGCTTCGGCGATCGACTCCGTGAGCTGGTGTTGTTCGGATCGCGGGCGCGGGGCGAAGGTGACGAGGACTCGGATGTCGACGTGCTCGTCGTGATCGAGGGATTGACCAGCATCGAGGCTCGCGAGATCGCCTATCGGTGTGGCGACCTGTTGACGGAGCACGATGTCGTGGTGAGCCCGTTCGCGGTCAGCGTCGAGCACATGACCCACCTGCGCAGTCGCGAGCGCCGGATCGCCGCCGAGATTGCACCTGCTCAACGTCGAGCTCGACGCGCCCGCGTAGCGGACGCGGGCGCTCGATCGCTCGATCAAGCCGTGAGGCCGGGCAGCGGGCCGGTGTGCGAGGCGTGA
- a CDS encoding aldehyde dehydrogenase family protein, with translation MDPWDDDTLASLFPDAAAIPTAVRLDPASQPARWLVDGVITTATRSRPVRSRVATRDGGTLTPTLLGHEAELGTDEAAHAIAAARRAWDDGEGAWPRATVETRMAAVAAFATALEQRVDTIANALMWEIGKPHASARDEVLRSIEYIRSTLLELSRLRTDDLAIQHGVAGGVPHHARTHRRALGVVLCVAPFNYPINEFLTTLVPALLMGNVVIAKTPRFGALANDAMLEAMRDCFPAGAIAMLPGSGRQVIPAVMGASQPDVAGNPTGVVGALAFIGSETAANAILRAHPTPISLHKVLGLGAKNAAVVLADADLDAAAAAIVKGALGFNGQRCTAEKIVFVERGRLAALLERMVARVDALTLGMPWTPGVGVTPLPEPDKLASMRALLDDAIAHGATVRNHDGGRGWFSIMRPAVVAEVTPAMRLYHEEQFGPIVPVAAFDDLEEVLQWQRRSPFGQQAAVWGRPETARPLVRHLTRYVARVNVNDLCQRGPDSFGFSATDKSGFGTLSLREALLAFSRPVLLQARDADVLDVFTARPGR, from the coding sequence ATGGATCCCTGGGACGACGACACCCTCGCGAGTCTGTTCCCCGACGCGGCTGCGATCCCGACCGCGGTGCGACTCGATCCGGCGTCGCAGCCGGCGCGTTGGCTCGTCGATGGCGTGATCACCACCGCGACGCGCTCGCGGCCGGTGCGCTCGCGCGTGGCCACCCGCGACGGCGGCACGCTCACGCCGACGCTGCTCGGACACGAGGCCGAGCTCGGCACCGACGAGGCCGCGCACGCGATCGCGGCGGCACGTCGTGCGTGGGATGACGGCGAGGGCGCGTGGCCGCGCGCGACGGTCGAAACCCGCATGGCCGCCGTGGCGGCCTTTGCGACCGCGCTCGAGCAGCGGGTCGACACCATCGCGAACGCGTTGATGTGGGAGATCGGCAAGCCGCACGCGTCGGCCCGCGACGAGGTGCTGCGCAGCATCGAGTACATCCGCAGCACGCTGCTCGAGCTGTCGCGCCTGCGCACCGACGACCTCGCGATCCAGCACGGCGTCGCGGGCGGTGTGCCCCACCATGCGCGCACGCACCGACGCGCGCTCGGCGTGGTGCTCTGCGTGGCGCCATTCAACTACCCGATCAACGAGTTCCTCACCACGTTGGTGCCGGCGCTGCTGATGGGCAACGTAGTCATCGCCAAGACGCCGCGCTTCGGCGCGCTGGCCAACGACGCGATGCTCGAGGCCATGCGCGACTGCTTCCCCGCCGGCGCGATCGCGATGCTGCCCGGGAGCGGGCGGCAGGTGATTCCGGCGGTGATGGGCGCGAGCCAGCCCGATGTCGCCGGCAACCCCACCGGGGTCGTCGGCGCGCTGGCGTTCATCGGCAGCGAGACCGCCGCGAATGCGATCCTGCGCGCTCACCCGACGCCGATCAGCCTGCACAAGGTGCTGGGCCTCGGGGCCAAGAACGCCGCGGTCGTGCTCGCCGACGCCGACCTCGACGCGGCCGCGGCCGCGATCGTCAAGGGTGCGCTCGGCTTCAACGGCCAGCGCTGCACCGCCGAGAAGATCGTCTTCGTAGAGCGCGGTCGCCTCGCGGCGCTGCTCGAGCGCATGGTCGCGCGGGTGGACGCGCTGACGCTCGGCATGCCGTGGACCCCCGGCGTCGGCGTCACGCCGCTGCCCGAGCCCGACAAGCTGGCATCGATGCGCGCCCTGCTCGACGACGCGATCGCCCACGGCGCGACCGTTCGCAACCACGACGGTGGCCGCGGGTGGTTCTCGATCATGCGCCCCGCCGTCGTCGCCGAGGTCACGCCCGCGATGCGCCTCTACCACGAGGAGCAGTTCGGCCCAATCGTGCCGGTCGCCGCCTTCGACGACCTCGAGGAGGTGCTGCAGTGGCAACGGCGCTCGCCGTTCGGTCAACAGGCCGCGGTGTGGGGCCGGCCCGAGACGGCGCGGCCGCTGGTCCGACACCTGACGCGGTACGTCGCGCGGGTGAACGTCAATGATCTCTGCCAGCGCGGCCCCGACAGCTTCGGCTTCTCCGCCACCGACAAGTCGGGCTTCGGCACGCTGTCGCTACGCGAGGCCCTGCTCGCCTTCAGCCGGCCGGTGCTGCTGCAGGCACGCGACGCCGACGTGCTCGATGTCTTCACTGCGCGACCAGGGCGGTAG
- a CDS encoding sigma-70 family RNA polymerase sigma factor, translating into MATDAELLTAWQGGDRAAGGELIDRYFEPIRRFFENKVADGIDDLIQQTFMACVRHREQIRDADAFRGYLFAAARTKLYDHLSKRMKTQDLTDFGVSSITDLGVSPSEAVAASSDRRLLLQALRTLPVDLQIAIELYYFERVRGRELEIALDVAPGTVRSRLRRGLELLRKRIDEIHAAPETLRETSTNLERWAAELREIGE; encoded by the coding sequence GTGGCGACCGATGCGGAGCTCTTGACGGCCTGGCAGGGCGGCGATCGTGCGGCCGGCGGGGAGCTCATCGATCGCTACTTCGAGCCCATCCGGCGCTTCTTCGAGAACAAGGTCGCCGACGGCATCGACGACCTGATCCAGCAGACCTTCATGGCCTGTGTGCGCCATCGCGAGCAGATCCGTGACGCCGACGCCTTCCGCGGCTACCTCTTCGCTGCCGCGCGCACCAAGCTCTACGATCACCTGAGCAAGCGCATGAAGACCCAGGACCTGACCGATTTCGGGGTCTCGTCGATCACCGATCTCGGGGTCTCGCCGAGCGAGGCGGTTGCTGCGAGCAGCGACCGACGCCTGCTGCTGCAGGCCCTGCGCACGCTGCCGGTCGACCTGCAGATCGCCATCGAGCTCTACTACTTCGAGCGCGTGCGCGGTCGCGAGCTCGAGATCGCGCTCGACGTCGCGCCGGGGACGGTGCGTAGCCGGCTGCGGCGAGGTCTGGAGCTGCTGCGCAAGCGCATCGACGAGATCCACGCCGCGCCCGAGACGCTGCGCGAGACCAGCACCAACCTCGAGCGCTGGGCCGCCGAGCTGCGCGAGATCGGCGAGTAG